ACCGCTTCGCTGGCCGTACCCAGGTCCACATCATTCAGATTGGCCGTCACGGATATCATGGGCATGGCGCCGAGGTTATCATTCTCACCATAGGTCGTATCTGCATTGATGGTGGCGATATCTCCCAGCACGGGGCGCGATGAATTGCGCAGCACGGGGATCTCGCTGATATCGTGTATGCTGCTCATCTTGTTCTCCGGCACCTGTACCTGTACACTGTAACTGAGGCCGGCGCGTTCATCCACCCACACGTTCTTTTCCGTCAGCCGGGAAGAGGAGGTGGATGCGATCAGGGAGCGGGATACGTCCGTCATATCCACACCGAGCTGTGCCGCACGGGTACGGTCCACTTCAATATTGATGGCAGGGTATTTGGTGGATTGCATCAATTGCACATCCCGCATGTAATCGATCTCCTTCAGCTTCGCGATGATCTTCTGCGCATATGCTTCATTCTGTTTTTTGTTCCGGCCCGTGATGCGTACTTCCACCGGTGTGGGTGATCCCTGGCTGAGTATTTTATCGGTCAGTTCTATCGGCTCGAAAGATGGCTGGAGGTCCGGCACGGTTTGTTTCAGCTTTGCACGGATGCGTTCCTTCAGTTCATCCAGGTCCGTATGATAATCCCGGCTCAGGCTTACCTGTACCACGGATTCATGGGGACCGGGCATGAAAAGATAGATCGGGCTTACGGAGAACAGGGAAGGGTGTTGCCCTACGTAGGAAGAGGTAATGGATATATTCTCCTTTCCTACCAGTTCTTCCATACTGCGTATAGCCGTCAGCGTTTTTTCCTCCGTGCGTTCCATCCGGGTGCCTTCCGGTGCGCGCAACCTTACCTGGAACTGACCGCCATTGGTCTTTGGCAGCACGTCCCGGCCAACGTTGTGCAGCAGCAGCGCCGCGAGTGCGCTGAAGATCACGAGGTATGCGATCACTGCCGGTTTGCGGTACGGGAGCATGCGGGTGATGAAGCGCATGAAGCGCGCCCTGAAACGTTCGAAGCGGCTGATCTTTCCGTCATTATTGCTGTCTGCCCGCTCTACCAGTATCTTCTTCTGGTCCCAGGTATCTGCTTCACCGATGGAAGGCACGGCATGTTTTTTATGGCCTTTCATCAACCAGTTGGCCATTACCGGCACAAAGGTCTGGGAAAGGAAATAGGAAGTGATCATGGAAAAGCCGATCGCGAGCGCCAGCGGCAGGAACAGCGAGCCCGGGATGCCGCTCATGGTGAAGGCCGGGGCAAACACGGCGAGGATACAGAAGAGGATCAGCAGTTTCGGGAATGCGATCTCCTTACAGGCGTCCCAGATGGCGAGGGCCTTGGGTTTGCCCATATCCAGGTGCTGGTGGATATTCTCTATCGTCACTGTGCTTTCATCTACGAGAATGCCGATGGCCAGGGCGAGACCGCTCAATGTCATGATATTGATGGTTTGTCCGAAGAGGTTCAGGAACAGCACACCGGAGATGATGGATACAGGGATGGTGAGGATCACGATCAGCGCGCCGCGGAGGTCCCCGAGGAAAAGCACCACCATCAGGCCCGTCAGCACCGCTCCGATGATCCCTTCGGTGACGAGGCTTTTCACGGCGTTCATCACGTAGGTGGACTGGTCGAATTCGTAGGTCAGCGTTACGTCTTCCGGCAGCTGGCTTTGCAGTCTGGGGAGGGCTTTCTTCAGTGTCTGCACCACTTCCCAGGTGGAGGCATCCGCTGATTTGGCAACGTTGATGTACACGGAACGCCTGCCGTTCACGAGGGCATAACCGGCGGCGATATCCGCTCCGTCTTCAACGGTGGCTACATCGCGGAGATAGAGATTTTGTACGCCGCCTTTGAAGAGCGGGATGTTCTCGAAGTCCTTGATATTCCGTATAGTCGTATTCGTGGGTGTGAGGTAGTTTTTGTCGCCGATGCGGACGTTGCCGGAGGGGGCCGTCTGGTTATTGACGCGCAGCGCTTCCACCAGCTGGTCCGGCGTGAGATTGTGTATCCGCAGCTGTTCCGGGTCCGCCTTGATCACCACGGTGCGGATGTTGCCGCCGAAAGGCGGAGGGGCAACGAGACCGGGGATGGAGGTAAAGGAGGAGCGTACATATACATTCGCCAGGTCCATCAGCTCGTTATTCGTGCGTTTCTCGCTGCTCAGCACCAGTTCGCCTACCGGCAGCGTGGAGGCATCGAAGCGGATAACGAAAGGCGGCTGCGACCCGGGCGGGAAAATAGCCTGTATCCTGTTGGCGAATGCGGACACTTCGGCGGCGGCCTGCGCCATATCGGTACCTTCATAAAAGCTCAGCTTCATCAGGGTGAGGCCCTGTATATTCTTCGTTTCGATGGATTTCAGGCCGTTCACGAACAGGAGGATGTTCACGTAGTTCTTGGCGAAGAAGGCTTCCATCTGGTTAGGCGTGTACCCGCCGAAAGGATGGGCGATGTACAGCACC
This genomic stretch from Chitinophaga sp. XS-30 harbors:
- a CDS encoding efflux RND transporter permease subunit, whose translation is MGLIRSALEKPISILVIVAGLFFFGIKSVRDIKVDIFPALDMPVLYIAHPFGGYTPNQMEAFFAKNYVNILLFVNGLKSIETKNIQGLTLMKLSFYEGTDMAQAAAEVSAFANRIQAIFPPGSQPPFVIRFDASTLPVGELVLSSEKRTNNELMDLANVYVRSSFTSIPGLVAPPPFGGNIRTVVIKADPEQLRIHNLTPDQLVEALRVNNQTAPSGNVRIGDKNYLTPTNTTIRNIKDFENIPLFKGGVQNLYLRDVATVEDGADIAAGYALVNGRRSVYINVAKSADASTWEVVQTLKKALPRLQSQLPEDVTLTYEFDQSTYVMNAVKSLVTEGIIGAVLTGLMVVLFLGDLRGALIVILTIPVSIISGVLFLNLFGQTINIMTLSGLALAIGILVDESTVTIENIHQHLDMGKPKALAIWDACKEIAFPKLLILFCILAVFAPAFTMSGIPGSLFLPLALAIGFSMITSYFLSQTFVPVMANWLMKGHKKHAVPSIGEADTWDQKKILVERADSNNDGKISRFERFRARFMRFITRMLPYRKPAVIAYLVIFSALAALLLHNVGRDVLPKTNGGQFQVRLRAPEGTRMERTEEKTLTAIRSMEELVGKENISITSSYVGQHPSLFSVSPIYLFMPGPHESVVQVSLSRDYHTDLDELKERIRAKLKQTVPDLQPSFEPIELTDKILSQGSPTPVEVRITGRNKKQNEAYAQKIIAKLKEIDYMRDVQLMQSTKYPAINIEVDRTRAAQLGVDMTDVSRSLIASTSSSRLTEKNVWVDERAGLSYSVQVQVPENKMSSIHDISEIPVLRNSSRPVLGDIATINADTTYGENDNLGAMPMISVTANLNDVDLGTASEAVKAAIASLGELPRGLGMEIVGMSNTLDETLSSLESGLIVAIVVIFLMLAANFQSFSVSLVVLTTVPAVIFGALLMLILTGSTLNLQSYMGIIMSVGVSISNAVLLITNAEHLRRHNGDSLASAKEAAGLRLRPILMTSLAMVAGMIPMAIGHGEGGDQVSPLGRAVIGGLVASTFSTLLILPLVFAWVQKKASIASVSLNPENKDSKHYIPSLYDQNKQ